Genomic DNA from Solanum dulcamara chromosome 4, daSolDulc1.2, whole genome shotgun sequence:
AACAAACTCCTACCTTAAACAATACTTGTACTTACAACACAACATACCAAGTGTAATCTCACATGGCCTAAGGGAGATAGTTGTACTTATATTAGGGGGGGAAAGCAGTTCGCTGCACTTAGCTAGACAGATTAGAAATCTACAGCAACCAAGATCCTATTCGCGAGTTGAAACCCAGTGTTTTTCTGCTGAACTTAACATTTCAGTGGCATAATGTTGCTTGTGTAGAATTTATGTATCGTACTGGGAGGGTTCAAGAACAAAATTAATTGATCACGCAGTTACAAACAGGTACACTACCTCAGTTTGACtggttcttttcttttatttgataaaaatagTTACAGAGTCATTACAGACCTTGGATAAAATAAAGTGGTTCCCTAGCAAGGGAGTAGTAGCTTGATCCAAAGATAGTATTTCATCAACTTCGTATAAATGATGTGATCCAGATGGTGAAACTTCAGCACACCAGTATATGTTATTCCCATGAACTAGCAAGAATGATGTATTGTGACCAAAAATAACTTCTCTGAGATTTTTCTCCTGCAATATAAGGCACGAGTAAAGCCACCTCCCGGTGCCACAAAGTGGAGCTGAGAGCTGAGATTGGAGTTATGTTATCAAATTTCACTATCAACTGGCTAGGGGAACCCAAAAGTTAAGGTTAAGGGATCATTCTTCATCCTTGTCTAATGATGTCGAAAGAAAGCTTAAAATGAATTCGTCAAGTTCCCCTTCAAGCACAGAATCAGGATCTGAAACCTCATAATTTGTTCGGAGATCCTTGACCATGCGATAAGGCTGCAAGCATGATACAGAGCAGTTATGTTATGATAACTATATGAACCATAGCTATGAAGGTAAAATGAAAGGTTAAACTGTATGAAACATACATGAAGCACGTAAGTACGTATTTGGTTGCCCCAACTGATCTCAGTGAGAGACTGGGTATGCTGTGCATTCATCTGCGCCTGTCGTGCCATCTCAAGTTGGTCCAAACGTGATTGAAGCACAGCCATGGCAGAAGCCTTGTTTGAATGCTGTGACCTTTTGTTTTGGACAAATATTAGAGCACTAAAAAATTCCATCTCCTCTTCTGTTTCTTAATGGAAATGAAAGAAGCTTTCTTATGTATTTTTCACCAGAAAGGATGCTTACCTTTCATTCTGACAAGAGGCAGTGATGCCGGTGGGAATATGAGTTATCCTGACAGCACTCTCAGTTGTATTAACAGACTGACCACCAGCTCCTCCTGATCGAAAACGCTCAATTCGAAGATCAGATTCATTGATTTGAACACGGGTAGATCCATCTCCCAAAATTGGAATTACAGCAACTGCAACAAAGGAAGTATGCCTTCTCTTTGCACTATCAAATGGTGAGATGCGTACCAGACGATGCACTCCTACCTCTGATTTGGCATATCCAAAAGCATTTTCACCATCAACTTTGATTGTTGCACGCTGATAACCAGAGGGAGCAGAAATCAGCAGAGCAATAAAATAATAGCTAACTAGTGCCATGATTGAAAACTAAAAAGGAGGAAAACTTCCTAATTTCAGGTCATATTAGAACCCATGACAATTCACTACCCATATATTGAACACACATTGATTATAAGTCAAACAATTCTGTTATGCTTCAAGGTTAAACCAAGTTCTTTCAACGACATGTTTTAAAAGTAACGTTTGTTTAAAGAGCCAAGAGTTTTTGCAATTCACAAATATCTTAATAGCTACAGAGTTTTtaagtaaaagaagaaaatatggtAAGAACCTAGACCTTGATTCCTGCAATCTCACCAGGCATTTCATCCACAACAGAAACACCATATCCTTTACGTTGAGCCCACAATTTGTACATCTGCATGACCATTGAAGCCCAGTCCATGCTCTCAGTACCGCCAGCTCCAGCTTGCACCTGTACATGAAATAACAAGCCTGTCAGTATCTATTTTACAAAAACATGACTGCAGTCATCAACAActtgaatttctttttttagtgACATGTCCTAACTCCTAAGTAAGTTTATTCTGGGACAAGATGTGATAAGGAGAGAGAAGTACAGAACCAAAGAACAGTGATATGAAAGGTTCTCCAAGCTAAAAGATTCATGTATCAGTAAAACCATGTTCTGACAAATCAAAGCATACAATCTGAGTTTCAGAGGGACTAACCTCTATAAAACAAGAACAATAATCATGCTCCCCAGATAATAAAGCTTCAAGCTCTTTTTCTTTCACATTCCTTCTAATCATGAGTAGAGTTTTCACTGATTCCTGCAATCAAAATGACTAACAAAATAGGTAGAAATGAAAAATGACAATAGCATATCTCACAAATTTGATCCAATACACAAATACCATATGGTTCCCAAGTGGAAGAATGATTGGATTATCCCTAAACAATACTCACTTTCttgaaggtaaaaaaaaatgttttgccACATAAATTGTAACAGAAGAATGTATATAGAACCtaattttcacttctttataGACCTCATTCCATAGTTATACatggaagaaaaaagaaacaaaatattTCAACTACTCACAAGTTCATTCCTAGTCAAACAAAGCAGTCAGTCTTGTAAAGAAGATGGAGTTACAAATTCAGcagcttatttatttatttattctatggAGCAGGGCTTGGGATGTTGATACTTTCAAGTCAGGTTCAAAACTATCACATATAAGATAACACATTGCATAAAACCTAACTTTACTTTATTATAAACTCCAACTAATTTCTTACCTATTCTGTTCATTTTATATAGGTAAAGTcagtaattttattattgtaaaTCCTGCATTAAGAGAATGCAAGGAAACTCATTTCTTACCTATTCCTGGAaggaaaaaaaccaaaaaactTCAACACACCCAGTTTCCCTTCTGGTCAAACCAGTTAGACAGTTTTATACAGAAGATGGAGTTACAAACTTTTTATTTGTCATACCAAACAAGACAGATTGTTGGTTCTTGCATTTCAGCTCCAAGTAATAATTACTAAGAAGTAGATTGTTAGTTAAAGTTACTACTAAAGCATTTAAGAAAAGAGGTAACTACCAATTAAGCAGAACCCCTAGGATCAAAACTAACTGCTATTTAAATGAAAGTACTGATATAACTTCAATGATGTGCCTGAAAAAGCTGAACTTGAGAGGAAGAATTGGGTTTGAGATTTGCACCATTCTAAACTAAACTGAAACAAGTGGAATAATGTAAAAAACAGGAACATACTAAACAAAAAAGAAGTATAAACAGGAACGTCGAGTAATGGATTACATTCCTagcaataaaaaatattaaagctCACCGATTCCAACTCTGGGTCATTCTCTTCCCGGGCAAGCTTAATCATGTCAATATGTTCAACCAACTCTTGTTCAATTGCCATAACATCCTCTATTTTATTCATTAAAGAACCATGTTCACGGCTGATCTTCCCAGCATGGACAGGGTCATCCCAAAGATCTGCCTTATTGAGCTGAGTGGACAGCACCTTAAGCCTATCAATCAGCCTTTTCCACTATAAATAGTagaagacaaaaaaaatgacTTAACTCATTAAAATGGAAT
This window encodes:
- the LOC129886092 gene encoding peptide chain release factor PrfB2, chloroplastic produces the protein MSFLILGRRSTQLSRFPTRRLLLSSCPFTSLSPQSPNNSIPNNRLSIFHYSWYNSSNRRRNKGFASIFNGNTKTPSGCVRFLSSEVAVEPITTDGLTVEGIIAKNWNILDDSEEDWKSHASSIAQSIHLIKKRLRWKRLIDRLKVLSTQLNKADLWDDPVHAGKISREHGSLMNKIEDVMAIEQELVEHIDMIKLAREENDPELESESVKTLLMIRRNVKEKELEALLSGEHDYCSCFIEVQAGAGGTESMDWASMVMQMYKLWAQRKGYGVSVVDEMPGEIAGIKRATIKVDGENAFGYAKSEVGVHRLVRISPFDSAKRRHTSFVAVAVIPILGDGSTRVQINESDLRIERFRSGGAGGQSVNTTESAVRITHIPTGITASCQNERSQHSNKASAMAVLQSRLDQLEMARQAQMNAQHTQSLTEISWGNQIRTYVLHPYRMVKDLRTNYEVSDPDSVLEGELDEFILSFLSTSLDKDEE